The following proteins come from a genomic window of Gimesia chilikensis:
- a CDS encoding YhdH/YhfP family quinone oxidoreductase produces MTNSFRCFQVSQQEPKEITADVVSVPYNNLPDGEVTIRVVYSSVNYKDALAATGNPGVVRHFPHVPGIDAAGIVESSDSDQFQVGDKVVVTSYELGVERWGGWSELIRVKPEWIVPLPDGLTLKESMILGTAGLTAAMCVDSLLHHHIKPESGKVLVTGASGGVGSFALSLLKRCGFEVTAVSGKAEYHQRLLDLGAEEVVDRLAIDINSDRPLLKGHWAAAIDTVGGSLLSHVIRSIQPQGCVAACGNAGGAQLDLTVFPFILRGVTLDGIDSAWYPIEKRAALWQKLATDWKLDDLDSRAKVITLDQAQQTVESLLEGTHQERTIIQVGAE; encoded by the coding sequence ATGACAAATTCCTTTCGCTGTTTTCAGGTTAGTCAACAGGAACCCAAAGAAATAACAGCTGATGTTGTCTCAGTACCGTATAACAACCTGCCTGACGGTGAAGTGACGATACGTGTCGTTTATTCGTCGGTGAATTATAAAGACGCTCTGGCGGCGACCGGGAATCCCGGCGTGGTCCGTCATTTCCCGCATGTGCCCGGCATCGATGCGGCAGGCATCGTGGAGTCTTCCGACTCCGATCAGTTTCAGGTGGGAGACAAAGTGGTAGTGACCAGCTATGAGCTGGGAGTCGAACGCTGGGGAGGCTGGTCCGAACTGATTCGCGTCAAACCGGAATGGATTGTGCCGCTGCCTGACGGGCTGACGCTCAAAGAGTCGATGATTCTCGGAACCGCAGGACTGACGGCGGCGATGTGCGTCGACAGTCTGCTGCACCATCATATCAAACCCGAGTCGGGCAAGGTGCTGGTGACGGGGGCCTCGGGAGGTGTCGGGTCGTTTGCCCTGTCGCTGCTGAAACGTTGCGGGTTCGAAGTGACCGCGGTTTCCGGTAAAGCGGAGTACCATCAGCGACTGCTCGATTTGGGAGCTGAGGAAGTCGTCGATCGGCTGGCGATTGATATCAACTCGGACCGTCCGTTACTGAAAGGGCACTGGGCGGCTGCCATCGATACGGTGGGCGGCTCTCTGTTGAGTCATGTAATCCGCTCGATTCAGCCTCAGGGTTGTGTGGCTGCCTGTGGTAACGCGGGGGGCGCGCAGCTGGATTTGACCGTGTTCCCATTCATTCTGCGGGGAGTGACACTCGACGGGATCGATTCGGCCTGGTACCCGATTGAAAAGCGGGCCGCACTCTGGCAGAAGCTGGCGACTGACTGGAAGCTGGACGACCTCGATTCGCGGGCAAAGGTCATCACGCTCGACCAGGCACAGCAGACGGTTGAGAGCCTGCTGGAGGGGACGCACCAGGAACGGACGATCATCCAGGTGGGAGCCGAATAA
- a CDS encoding HpcH/HpaI aldolase family protein translates to MKKNPVKAALSEGKPQVGTWLSSGDVMMTRLMARVGFPWLTVDMEHSPIDWSQAALLFGAIADAGCVPLCRVPLGKYELIKRALDAGAHGIVAPMINTVEQAKEVIDAVKYPPIGNRSVGGVLHAMNFDATAGDYYKYANDEILVVLQTESPEGVENAEEIYSLEGVDAIFVGPNDLTFQMSKETGVHPSPDELEAMLQRILETGKKTGTPVGLHVQTVEAVEQRIAEGWRFIACGSEVKFMVNEAQRIVTGLNLKSDTADLARY, encoded by the coding sequence ATGAAAAAGAATCCGGTCAAAGCAGCATTGAGTGAGGGGAAACCTCAGGTTGGAACATGGCTCTCATCCGGGGATGTAATGATGACCCGCCTGATGGCCCGCGTCGGATTCCCCTGGCTGACCGTCGACATGGAACACTCACCCATCGACTGGTCGCAGGCCGCACTCCTCTTCGGTGCCATCGCAGATGCCGGCTGCGTCCCCCTCTGCCGGGTTCCTCTCGGAAAATATGAACTCATCAAACGGGCCCTCGACGCCGGTGCTCACGGGATTGTCGCCCCGATGATCAACACCGTCGAACAGGCCAAAGAAGTCATCGACGCCGTGAAATATCCGCCGATCGGCAACCGTTCGGTAGGCGGTGTACTGCACGCCATGAACTTCGATGCCACCGCAGGCGACTACTACAAATACGCGAACGATGAAATCCTCGTCGTCCTGCAAACCGAATCCCCCGAAGGGGTCGAGAATGCCGAAGAGATCTACAGCCTGGAAGGCGTCGACGCCATCTTCGTCGGTCCCAACGACCTGACCTTCCAGATGAGCAAAGAAACCGGCGTGCATCCATCACCGGATGAACTCGAAGCCATGCTGCAGCGGATTCTGGAAACCGGCAAGAAGACCGGCACCCCCGTCGGTCTGCACGTGCAGACTGTCGAAGCCGTCGAACAGCGCATCGCCGAAGGCTGGCGGTTCATCGCCTGTGGCAGTGAAGTCAAGTTCATGGTCAACGAAGCCCAGCGGATCGTCACCGGCCTGAATCTCAAGTCCGACACCGCCGACCTGGCCCGCTACTAA
- a CDS encoding cupin, giving the protein MIPEITNLLTPQATPPTEELFEHLFRGQSCRVERIVSTGQSTREGQWYDQEHAEWVVLLSGSAVLRFEGETEGRTLIPGDAVNIPAHCLHRVEATAADGESVWLAIHYEPVENG; this is encoded by the coding sequence ATGATTCCTGAAATCACCAACCTGCTCACCCCGCAAGCCACACCCCCGACCGAGGAGCTCTTCGAACACCTCTTCCGGGGGCAGTCCTGCCGGGTGGAACGCATCGTTTCGACCGGGCAGTCTACGCGGGAAGGACAGTGGTACGATCAGGAACACGCCGAATGGGTGGTTCTGCTCTCGGGGTCAGCTGTACTCCGTTTTGAGGGGGAAACCGAGGGGCGGACGCTCATTCCCGGCGATGCAGTGAACATTCCCGCGCATTGTCTGCATCGGGTCGAGGCGACCGCCGCCGACGGGGAAAGCGTTTGGCTTGCAATCCACTATGAGCCTGTCGAGAATGGGTGA
- a CDS encoding mandelate racemase/muconate lactonizing enzyme family protein yields MKITGVETFLVDVPLQVPVSPYQSRYISSMTTGALLIRLETDAGITGWGETPQRLSFQNAVSFTGEEAEYFRPILMGKDPTDIAALYADWGMGDEPYRQSLAEMACWDILGKQAGLPLHRLLGGLYRDRVEVTCCMGIRGPEEAAAIAKHYVDRGFSTMKTKAGRSPEEDLAMVRGIRESVGDKLNLRIDPNMGYTPEVALQLARDLEPYELQYFEQPMHKDLLQESADIRRQTTTPLALNESVTTMENVRKILELDAAEYLLPDTYQCGGIWAVKLVGEVAASAGVPCIFHCAHDLGLRTATMLHMAASSPNFPLANDCTYYSLENDIITERFEIKEGTMAVPTKPGLGVEIDEGMLQKYLVASSLG; encoded by the coding sequence ATGAAGATCACTGGCGTTGAAACGTTTCTGGTTGATGTCCCGCTGCAAGTTCCGGTTTCGCCTTACCAGTCGCGGTATATTTCTTCAATGACGACAGGCGCTCTGCTGATTCGCCTCGAGACCGATGCGGGCATTACCGGCTGGGGCGAGACGCCACAACGGTTGTCGTTTCAGAATGCGGTCAGTTTTACAGGGGAGGAAGCTGAGTACTTTCGGCCGATTCTCATGGGGAAAGATCCGACTGACATTGCTGCCCTGTATGCAGACTGGGGGATGGGGGACGAGCCTTATCGTCAGTCGCTGGCGGAAATGGCCTGCTGGGATATCCTGGGGAAACAGGCGGGGCTGCCGCTGCATCGTTTGTTGGGCGGACTGTACCGGGATCGCGTGGAAGTGACCTGCTGCATGGGGATCCGCGGTCCCGAGGAGGCGGCTGCGATTGCGAAGCATTACGTCGATCGTGGTTTTTCCACCATGAAGACTAAGGCGGGGCGATCGCCGGAAGAGGATCTGGCGATGGTGCGGGGGATTCGTGAGTCGGTGGGGGACAAGCTCAATCTGCGGATCGACCCCAACATGGGATACACGCCGGAGGTGGCGCTGCAGCTGGCCCGCGATCTGGAACCTTACGAGCTGCAGTATTTCGAACAGCCGATGCATAAAGACCTGCTGCAGGAATCAGCGGACATCCGCAGGCAGACGACAACGCCGCTGGCGTTGAATGAATCGGTGACGACGATGGAGAATGTCCGCAAGATTCTGGAACTGGATGCGGCGGAATACCTGCTGCCAGACACGTACCAGTGCGGCGGGATCTGGGCGGTGAAACTGGTAGGTGAGGTCGCAGCCTCGGCAGGTGTGCCCTGTATATTTCACTGTGCCCACGACCTGGGACTCCGCACGGCGACGATGCTGCACATGGCAGCTTCGTCTCCCAATTTTCCGCTGGCGAATGACTGCACCTATTACAGTCTGGAAAACGATATCATTACCGAACGGTTTGAGATCAAAGAAGGCACAATGGCGGTGCCGACCAAACCGGGGCTGGGTGTGGAGATCGATGAGGGGATGCTGCAGAAGTATCTGGTGGCGAGTTCGCTGGGGTGA
- a CDS encoding RNA ligase family protein, giving the protein MPRIKLAYPKIPDSRAAPLEKCIAFEKYDGTNLHWVWEPELGWYAFGTRRNRFDLDDRGIAAFTEDHPELAQAPALFLDEFAAPLQSTLLSRPDFATREVTVFTEFLGPRSFAGRHNADDDKQLILFDVAIENQLLGPAQFLEDFGHLPVARVVYRGRFTGQFTSDVRAGKYAVAEGVICKGGTGPNLWMAKIKTDAYLSRLQTAFADNWEQYWE; this is encoded by the coding sequence ATGCCGCGTATCAAACTCGCTTATCCCAAAATCCCCGACAGCCGCGCTGCCCCGCTGGAAAAATGCATCGCCTTCGAGAAATACGACGGCACCAATCTGCACTGGGTCTGGGAACCGGAACTGGGCTGGTACGCCTTTGGCACCCGCCGCAACCGTTTTGATCTGGACGACCGGGGCATCGCCGCCTTCACAGAGGACCACCCGGAACTCGCCCAGGCTCCCGCTTTGTTCCTGGATGAGTTCGCGGCACCACTCCAGTCCACCCTTTTATCCAGACCTGACTTCGCCACCCGCGAAGTGACCGTCTTCACCGAATTCCTGGGCCCCCGTTCTTTCGCCGGTCGACACAATGCCGACGATGACAAACAGCTGATCCTCTTCGATGTCGCCATTGAAAATCAGCTGCTCGGCCCCGCACAGTTCCTGGAAGACTTCGGCCACCTGCCAGTCGCCCGCGTCGTCTACCGCGGTCGCTTCACCGGCCAGTTCACCAGCGACGTCCGCGCCGGAAAATACGCAGTTGCAGAAGGAGTCATCTGCAAAGGCGGCACAGGTCCCAACCTCTGGATGGCCAAGATTAAAACCGACGCCTACCTGTCCCGCCTCCAAACCGCCTTCGCCGACAACTGGGAACAATATTGGGAATAA
- a CDS encoding CocE/NonD family hydrolase produces the protein MPASRLLRRSLAGMTLFVFALLISTLPALAAERGPYAVEVRKNVMVPMRDGVKLATDVYLPVEDGDVLDGKLPTILERRPYNKNGCKSSGMYYASHGYAFVAQDTRGRYASEGVWHMLTDDGRDGVDTAAWIGEQPWSNAEIGMIGTSYVGGTQHALAMEKAPELKTVIPVDAMSNLGYASMRNGGAFELRFWNWIYLNAGKGSRQSHDAGTAAVLKEMAENRMEYLHRLPLRKGMTPLKLASEYEDWLVAGMQHGANDDFWIQNNIIDYPEKYKDIPVYLVSGWYDSWSSNNTANFQVLSKTIKGPVYMIMGPWIHGQQGAYSHGQVTFGKAAAIADPLGWRKEWYDHWLKGKENSVGKAAPFETPVRIFVMGTGDGSKTVDGKLNHGGYWRNEQEWPLERTVYTKFHLQPAGGLATDAPEVQAAKTSLLFDPENPVPTIGGNISSGNDILVQGGWDQKGSEKIWNFTHPTPLSARDDVLVFQTEPLKEDLEVTGELAVKLWISSSAVDTDFTAKLIDVYPPSSDFPGGFDLNIGDGIIRTRFRDSLKEEKLMEPGEIYPVTIKLYPTSNVFKKGHRIRVDISSSNFPRFDVNPNTGEPLNDNRLKQTAVNTVYHDAAHPSHILLPVIPKGD, from the coding sequence ATGCCTGCCTCTCGTCTTCTCCGCCGTTCCCTGGCTGGAATGACTCTGTTTGTTTTCGCGTTACTGATTTCCACACTACCTGCACTGGCGGCAGAGCGAGGGCCGTATGCGGTTGAAGTGCGGAAGAATGTGATGGTGCCGATGCGGGACGGAGTGAAGCTGGCGACGGACGTCTATCTGCCTGTGGAAGATGGAGATGTGCTGGACGGGAAACTGCCGACGATTCTGGAGCGGCGGCCTTATAACAAGAATGGCTGTAAGTCGTCGGGCATGTATTACGCTTCGCACGGGTATGCGTTTGTGGCCCAGGATACGCGGGGCCGGTATGCGTCGGAGGGTGTGTGGCACATGTTGACCGATGATGGTCGCGATGGAGTCGATACGGCGGCGTGGATTGGTGAGCAGCCCTGGTCGAATGCGGAGATCGGGATGATCGGCACTTCGTATGTCGGCGGGACACAACACGCGCTGGCGATGGAGAAGGCTCCCGAGCTGAAGACCGTGATTCCGGTGGATGCGATGTCGAACCTGGGCTATGCCAGCATGCGGAACGGAGGGGCGTTTGAGCTGCGGTTCTGGAACTGGATCTATCTGAATGCGGGTAAAGGAAGCCGTCAGTCACATGATGCGGGAACCGCGGCTGTGCTGAAAGAGATGGCTGAGAACCGGATGGAATATCTGCATCGGCTGCCTTTACGGAAAGGGATGACGCCGCTGAAGCTGGCTTCGGAATACGAAGACTGGCTGGTCGCGGGGATGCAGCATGGGGCCAACGATGACTTCTGGATTCAGAACAACATCATCGATTACCCGGAGAAGTACAAAGACATTCCGGTGTACCTGGTGAGTGGCTGGTACGACTCGTGGAGCAGCAATAACACCGCGAATTTTCAGGTGCTGTCGAAAACGATCAAAGGTCCCGTGTATATGATCATGGGGCCCTGGATTCACGGGCAGCAGGGAGCGTACTCACATGGCCAGGTGACGTTTGGAAAAGCCGCTGCAATCGCGGATCCACTGGGCTGGCGGAAAGAGTGGTACGATCACTGGCTGAAGGGGAAGGAGAATAGTGTCGGGAAAGCAGCTCCGTTTGAAACTCCGGTGCGGATTTTCGTGATGGGAACCGGTGACGGTTCGAAGACCGTGGACGGGAAGTTGAATCATGGCGGTTACTGGAGGAACGAGCAGGAGTGGCCACTGGAACGGACCGTATACACCAAATTTCATCTGCAACCTGCAGGCGGGCTCGCGACTGATGCTCCTGAAGTACAGGCTGCGAAGACCAGCCTGCTGTTCGATCCGGAGAATCCGGTGCCGACGATCGGGGGAAACATTTCCAGTGGAAATGACATCCTGGTGCAGGGGGGCTGGGATCAGAAGGGGAGTGAGAAGATCTGGAATTTCACGCATCCGACGCCGCTGTCAGCCCGGGATGACGTGCTGGTCTTTCAGACGGAACCTCTGAAAGAGGATCTGGAAGTCACAGGGGAACTGGCAGTGAAGCTCTGGATTTCGTCTTCTGCAGTCGATACCGACTTTACGGCGAAGCTGATTGACGTGTATCCGCCGAGCAGTGACTTCCCGGGCGGGTTTGATCTGAACATCGGCGACGGGATTATCCGAACGCGGTTCCGCGATTCACTGAAGGAAGAAAAGCTGATGGAGCCGGGGGAGATTTATCCGGTGACGATCAAGCTGTATCCGACATCGAACGTGTTCAAGAAGGGGCATCGGATTCGCGTGGATATTTCGAGCAGTAACTTTCCACGGTTTGACGTGAACCCGAATACGGGGGAGCCATTGAATGACAATCGGTTGAAGCAGACCGCGGTCAATACGGTGTATCACGACGCGGCGCATCCCTCGCATATTCTGCTGCCCGTGATTCCCAAGGGAGACTGA
- a CDS encoding DUF1559 domain-containing protein, with product MKALLSNRRRGFTLIELLVVIAIIAILIALLLPAVQQAREAARRSTCKNNLKQIGLALHNYHDTFGTFPPATIRRQGATTEWETSMISWQARILASMDQAPLYNQIDWSIEPGRTGTNATAMNNELPAYRCPSDPGNRGTTGQSGYGPTNYVTCTADSGGYAAGGSTYQNNGRSVMFLNSKTQIRDIEDGTSNTMMVSECEVGSAFANVNATSGTVCTGSATTKTRGFSWFYAQSMPAWSFTTLVGPNTDLLECAQSTGGSALLGARSKHVGGVHTLFCDGRVQFISENINLGTWQNLGHKSDGNIIGEY from the coding sequence ATGAAAGCGCTTTTGTCTAACCGCCGTCGGGGCTTCACACTCATCGAACTGCTGGTGGTCATCGCCATTATCGCCATCCTCATCGCTCTGCTCCTTCCCGCCGTTCAACAGGCACGCGAAGCGGCTCGCCGCTCTACCTGTAAGAACAATCTGAAGCAGATCGGTCTGGCCCTGCACAACTACCACGACACCTTCGGCACTTTCCCTCCCGCAACGATCCGTCGCCAGGGTGCCACCACAGAATGGGAAACCAGCATGATCAGCTGGCAGGCCCGTATTCTGGCTTCCATGGACCAGGCTCCTCTCTACAATCAGATCGACTGGAGCATTGAGCCCGGTAGAACAGGCACCAACGCCACAGCCATGAACAATGAACTTCCTGCATACCGCTGCCCCAGCGACCCCGGTAACCGTGGCACCACAGGCCAGTCTGGCTATGGACCAACCAACTACGTCACCTGTACTGCAGACTCCGGTGGCTACGCAGCCGGCGGATCGACCTACCAGAACAATGGTCGCTCAGTCATGTTCCTGAACAGTAAAACTCAAATCCGGGACATCGAAGACGGTACATCCAACACCATGATGGTCTCTGAATGCGAAGTCGGTAGCGCGTTTGCCAACGTCAACGCCACCTCTGGTACTGTCTGCACCGGATCAGCCACAACCAAGACCCGGGGTTTCTCCTGGTTCTACGCCCAGTCGATGCCCGCCTGGAGCTTTACCACCCTGGTGGGACCGAACACAGATCTTCTTGAATGTGCTCAGAGCACCGGCGGTTCCGCACTGCTGGGAGCCCGCAGCAAACACGTCGGCGGTGTGCACACTCTGTTCTGTGACGGACGCGTGCAGTTCATCTCCGAAAATATCAACCTCGGTACCTGGCAGAACCTGGGTCACAAATCAGATGGTAACATCATCGGCGAATACTAA
- a CDS encoding ion transporter, with product MPTLKQVVEDSDTKAGKTFDLFIQAVIVISLVSFTIETLPDLSPTTRTFLRGIEIVSVIIFTVEYLARVLVASNRPAFIFSFFGIIDLLAILPFYLGMGLDLRSLRAFRLLRLVRIFKLARYSAAARRFHRAFLIAKEELALFLFATLIIIYLAAVGIYHFENPAQPEAFSSVFHSLWWAVSTLTTVGYGDIYPVTAGGKIFTFFILAAGLGIVSIPAGLVASALAKAREMED from the coding sequence ATGCCAACGTTGAAACAGGTCGTTGAAGATTCAGATACGAAAGCAGGTAAGACTTTCGATCTGTTCATCCAGGCTGTAATTGTGATCTCCCTGGTTAGTTTTACGATAGAAACCTTACCCGACCTGTCTCCGACTACCAGAACCTTTCTCAGGGGCATTGAGATTGTCAGCGTGATCATCTTCACGGTGGAATATCTCGCCCGGGTCCTGGTTGCCAGCAACAGGCCTGCTTTCATCTTCTCATTCTTTGGTATTATTGACCTACTGGCGATTCTCCCTTTCTATCTGGGTATGGGGTTGGATTTGAGATCACTCAGAGCCTTCCGACTCCTGCGACTCGTCCGAATTTTTAAACTGGCCCGCTATAGTGCCGCTGCCAGACGTTTCCACAGAGCCTTTCTCATTGCCAAAGAGGAACTGGCTTTATTCCTCTTCGCCACGCTGATTATCATTTACCTGGCCGCAGTCGGAATCTATCACTTTGAGAATCCTGCCCAGCCGGAAGCTTTCAGCTCGGTTTTTCATAGCCTGTGGTGGGCAGTGTCAACTTTGACCACCGTCGGTTACGGGGATATCTATCCGGTCACAGCTGGGGGAAAAATCTTTACATTCTTTATCCTCGCTGCAGGGCTGGGTATCGTTTCGATCCCCGCTGGTCTGGTCGCCTCCGCACTCGCTAAAGCCAGAGAGATGGAAGACTAA
- a CDS encoding carboxypeptidase-like regulatory domain-containing protein encodes MLTHSRMALCLMLTALLTACGSSVEEVPTGTVSGTVTLGGKPLSGARVNFISGTAGAGAYADLQQDGTYSITEPIAAGDYKVYLSSPGLGDAPPDETGNQEFKDALKEVPQKYQSDQTTELQTVIKEGENTFDIDLKP; translated from the coding sequence ATGCTCACACACTCTCGAATGGCGCTCTGCCTTATGCTGACCGCGCTGCTGACTGCCTGTGGATCCAGTGTCGAGGAAGTCCCCACTGGCACCGTCAGTGGGACCGTGACCCTCGGGGGTAAACCGCTTTCCGGCGCGCGCGTCAATTTCATTTCCGGAACCGCAGGAGCAGGCGCCTACGCCGATCTTCAGCAGGATGGCACCTACAGCATTACCGAACCGATCGCCGCCGGTGACTACAAAGTCTATCTTTCTTCCCCCGGACTGGGAGATGCGCCCCCGGATGAAACGGGCAACCAGGAATTTAAGGACGCCCTCAAAGAGGTCCCGCAGAAATATCAGAGCGATCAGACCACCGAGCTGCAGACTGTGATCAAGGAAGGCGAGAATACCTTCGATATCGATCTCAAGCCCTGA
- a CDS encoding DUF1559 domain-containing protein, translated as MLKSSKTPRGFTLIELLVVIAIIAILIALLLPAVQQAREAARRSTCKNNLKQIGLALHNYHDSYQTFPIGSQVSYYRANWRSSILPFIDQAPAYNKLIPAAYSQHGFAAGSGNSASGYNTENAVLNNLYIPIYKCPSSTADAFYTGTSPVSNNGTTSPNSALGKETGMTMDYVGISGSYLNAAPYSSGCGAAYGGYWCNNGMMLIGKVSRMRDCKDGTSNTMVIAEDSGLVNNRDYRSNYYGGWAGHIGLTSWGTGVNTIRYSPNPSTAPTGGDQTYTPNNPLTSEHVGGVHALLGDGAVRFLSNNIDIETLRRLGMRNDNFVLGEF; from the coding sequence ATGCTGAAGTCATCCAAAACACCACGGGGATTTACCCTCATCGAACTGCTGGTGGTCATCGCTATCATCGCGATTCTGATCGCCCTCCTCTTGCCCGCTGTCCAGCAGGCACGTGAAGCAGCCCGCCGCTCGACCTGCAAAAACAACTTGAAGCAGATCGGTCTGGCACTGCACAATTACCATGACTCCTATCAGACGTTTCCGATTGGCTCGCAGGTTTCCTACTATCGCGCTAACTGGCGATCTTCGATTCTGCCTTTCATCGATCAGGCACCTGCCTACAACAAACTCATTCCGGCGGCCTACTCTCAACACGGCTTTGCGGCCGGCAGCGGAAACTCTGCCTCCGGCTATAACACCGAAAACGCCGTGCTGAATAACCTCTACATCCCCATCTACAAATGCCCGTCCAGCACCGCGGATGCCTTCTACACTGGTACCAGTCCTGTTTCCAACAACGGTACGACCTCCCCGAACTCGGCTCTCGGAAAAGAAACCGGTATGACCATGGACTACGTGGGCATCAGCGGTTCTTACCTGAATGCCGCCCCCTACAGCTCCGGTTGTGGCGCTGCTTACGGCGGCTACTGGTGTAACAACGGGATGATGTTGATCGGCAAAGTCTCCCGCATGCGTGACTGTAAAGACGGAACCTCGAACACCATGGTCATCGCTGAAGATTCCGGCCTGGTTAACAACAGAGATTATCGCAGCAACTATTACGGTGGCTGGGCAGGACACATTGGACTGACCAGTTGGGGAACCGGCGTGAATACCATCCGCTACAGCCCTAACCCGTCCACTGCACCCACCGGGGGAGACCAGACCTACACACCCAACAACCCGCTGACCTCCGAACACGTAGGCGGCGTGCACGCACTGCTCGGCGATGGCGCCGTCCGGTTCCTCTCGAATAACATCGACATCGAAACCCTCCGCAGACTGGGTATGCGAAACGATAACTTCGTACTCGGCGAATTCTAA
- a CDS encoding TIGR01777 family oxidoreductase: protein METQGRIVIAGGTGFLGRNLARYLTGQNYEVTILSRHQPQTKGDWRYVNWDARSLGSWVSELKQAAALVNLAGRTVDCIKTPDHCDEILRSRVEATDVLGKAVRQLDSPPPVWVQMSTAHRYGDPPECICDEDSAFGYGLAPFVAQEWEAAFQRAVLPQMRQVILRTSFVIGRDGGALQRLSKLVRWGLGGTVGHGRQGMSWIHEQDMNRLFHRAITNQTMQGAYLATAPEPVSNAEFMRALRNALKMPIGLPALSWMVRLGAPLLMRTDPELALYGRYCISRRLKEENFEFQFPDLDSALQNIYHR from the coding sequence ATGGAGACACAAGGCCGCATTGTCATCGCCGGAGGCACCGGCTTCCTCGGACGGAATCTGGCCCGCTATCTGACCGGACAGAATTATGAGGTCACCATCCTCAGCCGACATCAGCCACAGACAAAGGGCGACTGGCGTTATGTGAATTGGGATGCCCGCTCTCTCGGATCGTGGGTCAGCGAACTGAAACAGGCGGCCGCTCTGGTGAACCTTGCCGGCCGAACGGTTGACTGCATCAAGACGCCCGACCACTGTGATGAAATTCTCCGTTCGCGGGTCGAAGCGACAGACGTGCTGGGAAAAGCGGTTCGACAGCTTGATTCCCCGCCGCCGGTCTGGGTGCAGATGTCGACAGCTCATCGCTACGGTGATCCGCCGGAATGTATCTGCGATGAAGACTCCGCCTTCGGCTACGGACTCGCGCCTTTCGTCGCACAGGAATGGGAAGCCGCCTTCCAGCGCGCTGTTCTCCCCCAAATGCGACAGGTCATTCTTCGCACCAGCTTTGTCATCGGCCGTGACGGGGGAGCGCTCCAGCGGCTTTCGAAACTGGTCCGCTGGGGACTGGGAGGCACCGTCGGACACGGACGACAGGGTATGAGCTGGATTCACGAGCAGGATATGAATCGCCTCTTTCATAGAGCTATCACCAATCAAACCATGCAGGGAGCCTACCTGGCCACCGCTCCCGAACCGGTTTCGAATGCCGAATTCATGCGTGCTCTGCGAAATGCTTTGAAGATGCCCATCGGTCTCCCTGCTCTAAGTTGGATGGTACGGCTGGGGGCGCCGCTGTTGATGCGTACCGATCCCGAACTGGCTCTCTACGGACGTTATTGTATTTCGCGACGCCTGAAAGAAGAGAATTTCGAATTCCAGTTTCCCGATCTGGATTCTGCGCTGCAGAACATCTATCATCGATAG